The stretch of DNA TGCTCGAAACCCGTGGCGACGAGCTCAGCGACTACGAGTTCAAGTCCCTGCGGGAGGCCTCCCTCCTGACTCCGGAGCAGATCGAGGCGGGCCACCTGGAACTCGCCCGGTACCGCGAACGGATCGACCGCCTGTTCGAGGAGTACGACCTGATCTGCACCCCGACCGTGGCCGCACCGGCCTTCGAGATCGGCCGACGGCCCCGCAAGCTGGACGGCGAACGAGTCAGCGCCCTCTGGGGGGCGTTTCCCTTCACCGTGCCGTTCAACGTCGGCCGGACCACGGCCGCGACCCTGCCCTGCGGTCTCGTGGCCGGAATGCCGGTCGGGCTGCAGCTGGTCGCTGCCCCCGGGGCCGAGGCGATGCTGCTCGACGTCTGCGAGCAGCTCGAGGCCGAACTCGCCTTCGCCCGCTCCCCGGTGATCGACCGCTGGATTGACGTCGCCTCATCCCGGCAGAGCGAGCCCGTATGACCGTGGTCACGATCGAGTACCGGGATCGGGTCGCGCTCCTGACCCTCGCCTCACCGGAGAACCGGAACGCCCTGTCGCGAAGGCTCCTCAGCGAGCTGCGAGGGGCGCTTGCCGAGGTCGCCGGCCGGGACGTTGGAGCGGTCATTCTCAGCGGCAGCGGCCCCGCGTTCAGCGCCGGTGCCGACATCGGGGAGCTGAGCGGCACGATCGAGGATCTCGCCATGGACGAGGCGGTCGCCGCAGCCACCAATGCGGTGCGTGCCTGCCCGCTGCCCGTGATCGCGGCGATCGAAGGTCCGTGCATGGGGGCGGCGGTCGATCTCGCCCTGGCCTGTGACGTCCGGATCGTGTCCGAGGACGGGTTCTTCGCGGTCCCGGCGGTGGCGCTCGGCATCCTCTACAGCCCCGAGTCGCTCAAGCGGATGGCCGGACGGGTCAACCACCAGACCCTCGCCCGGCTGCTGCTGCTCGGCGAACGGATCGGCGGTCGGGACGCGGTCGATGCCGGTCTGGCTGCCCGTTC from Solirubrobacterales bacterium encodes:
- a CDS encoding amidase family protein, with translation LETRGDELSDYEFKSLREASLLTPEQIEAGHLELARYRERIDRLFEEYDLICTPTVAAPAFEIGRRPRKLDGERVSALWGAFPFTVPFNVGRTTAATLPCGLVAGMPVGLQLVAAPGAEAMLLDVCEQLEAELAFARSPVIDRWIDVASSRQSEPV
- a CDS encoding enoyl-CoA hydratase/isomerase family protein, producing the protein MTVVTIEYRDRVALLTLASPENRNALSRRLLSELRGALAEVAGRDVGAVILSGSGPAFSAGADIGELSGTIEDLAMDEAVAAATNAVRACPLPVIAAIEGPCMGAAVDLALACDVRIVSEDGFFAVPAVALGILYSPESLKRMAGRVNHQTLARLLLLGERIGGRDAVDAGLAARSVAAGETVAEALALCERVTGREPEAGAATKAILDALSDDRFFPHEWQDLRMQLLASDVRAERIRAAKRRLEKQ